The proteins below are encoded in one region of Mya arenaria isolate MELC-2E11 chromosome 15, ASM2691426v1:
- the LOC128219377 gene encoding uncharacterized protein LOC128219377, whose translation MLKTDLKTCEDKNECSSNNGGCAHTCSNKPGTHQCSCREGYTLASDGRRCNDINECSVGTSQCGQDCTNTVGSYTCSCRAGYQLAADGKACNDLDECSLTPPPCGQQCVNTPGSYNCDCETGYYLDAGSQTCKDVNECDTDKDGCDHICTNREGYYQCSCRPGYVLHADGRTCTDVNECSEGTSQCSQTCTNTPGSYTCTCQNGYLLGTDTFNCINKDDCQGIVCENGGFCIDNIGGYTCSCAKGYTGMHCELDLNECSGFLNGGCEDECINKVGSFVCKCSGNSTLNKDGFTCSGSTGPSVFSKYGLVRQFLPRGCSTIVLAKCDEGTDIKILLSSTSSWYSLKTDPGRIYTYGIVFVEANAIALPVSISGLEVVKGTDDFELITGSLTHDINDGVPYGEERLLYCWTFGTTPRDLRDFLVSNSFLSSFFHNIENSLPDWLQFSPNGYEILGVNDLQTELSRGDDIQRTECKGAPLYSERLYTVLKFGNSFALSIYGQKVTLPAAMFNNTFCIIVDVCQDYGGSVFLILPENSRNVLDKYKIFKKLIDDSGVYIRPIGVGLSLQKHINVHAKTRHLQQWNGDEIIQYPVFQEANVWIGGDVQMETDIFRVSGMANAFLSIPSPINILKSLFLEEWGFVVRLQAVGALEFTFKTPFGSQTIRGSGSGEVNALASLGGSNPRNFCGINANPAGIFMSVLFNAEAFLDAPLLRFIKPGVNVKAYAFLASDPKTPAHNQTLIDVAKEVLDLKHISERFVNLTKDVLARYQTLLSNHSTILLNTIITTGHKLLAILEDIIQDIGNTNIPNLQYVIQRITGIWKEGWKQLQNDTDAFLDSIRKNTRIVKHNITQLIKEETNAIRERVNMLISNVTAQASMVFKNITGAGFRFKGDLDISGLKILGLEIELVYSIDSLGECSRFERAYSVLKGDRAARVLAVVSSGLPMIGRFLRIENGIGIGLAISLDSLGKFAALLRVEAKFLGIRAQTDLFITNQGLYIYLEGNVWNTFKAQLQISAELGNEWYQLSFGVKGSFVADADGDGSFDDGYLAALRRFTNTIADEANKRISKLQDGVTKAQRGLTSAQNWLEDKKSIFRNANSKFDDAVRALDRANDKLEDAKKPFKDALSKLNEAQRKVDRLCRIKNCKKICIPGIQCKICHKRVWVFNIPYPCCKFTSCMISFPDPICLALNLLCRAVRAIAFLALEAAKVFVRIPMLALDAAKVIVSAAQFIVDKSRVVLDIAIAALDLAKLGLEATKGILEGAKLALEAVKQVVKLGVAALNLIIKYGLESIIDVRNCGFEVTLSSHDKAVFDVHCDVNVFKTGFRTIKIRINFNDIFQSLWYAAKATITSILNSIGNIFGRKRREIEYDSLNLLYKHYRKTRDTHVNATETLNNETIDIIADTLGFTTNQTDSEYDIRTEIFRKNCQTFINIHTFLFDTIYALHDMANETASTLMNTTFVQDTLGLKDKHSLGNASLTDLGIDPNVAEAEFNISLTELTETIDSAKANLSSDSYLSDVERYSGDAAAMVQNQTDDANTVEIVNYWVVAMENVTSQYFSADACVSFLDCAHYAVASLYEIVLPSTDLPNQSMQSISAFEDIFLILTNNYSLKVLDVYEMSLSLLDHLGAINESNVFCSTPPTTMHPLENQTVVAGQTCHLVCNVTGNPPPTFIWFKDHEQITNSSTNMMLTIHNVTHSDEGSYHCVASNLVTSLIMQEAYVFVTEKEDIINKTTTEDEFPLTLVVTLTVILTTSAVVIAVIIVACGVWCYKRHVSK comes from the exons ATGTTAAAAACTGACCTCAAAACTTGTGAAG ATAAGAACGAATGCTCTTCCAACAATGGAGGATGTGCTCACACGTGTTCTAACAAGCCAGGGACACATCAGTGCAGCTGTAGAGAAGGCTACACACTTGCTTCGGACGGACGTCGATGCAATG ACATCAACGAATGTTCTGTGGGAACATCTCAGTGCGGACAAGATTGTACCAACACTGTTGGCTCATATACGTGTTCCTGTAGGGCCGGGTACCAGCTGGCTGCTGATGGGAAGGCATGTAACG ACTTAGATGAATGCAGCCTTACTCCGCCACCCTGTGGCCAACAGTGTGTTAACACTCCCGGATCTTACAACTGTGATTGTGAAACCGGATATTACCTCGACGCTGGTTCACAAACTTGCAAAG ATGTAAATGAGTGTGACACTGACAAGGATGGTTGTGATCACATCTGTACTAACAGGGAAGGGTATTACCAATGTAGTTGCCGACCAGGATATGTTCTACATGCTGATGGAAGAACATGTACAG ACGTTAACGAATGTTCAGAAGGGACGTCTCAGTGCTCTCAGACATGTACAAACACACCCGGCAGTTACACGTGCACCTGTCAGAATGGATATTTGCTTGGAACGGATACATTCAATTGTATAA ACAAAGACGACTGCCAAGGCATCGTATGTGAAAACGGAGGATTTTGTATTGACAACATTGGCGGGTATACCTGCTCATGTGCTAAGGGCTACACAGGAATGCATTGCGAACTCG actTAAATGAATGTTCTGGATTCCTAAATGGCGGCTGCGAAGATGAATGTATCAACAAAGTGggttcttttgtttgtaaatgcaGCGGCAACAGCACTCTGAACAAGGACGGCTTCACTTGTTCCG GTTCAACTGGACCAAGCGTATTTTCCAAGTATGGGTTGGTGCGACAGTTTTTACCCCGAGGTTGTTCTACAATTGTTTTAGCAAAATGTGACGAGGGCACTGACATTAAAATTCTACTCTCGTCAACATCAAGTTGGTACAGCTTGAAAACTGATCCTGGAAGAATTTATACTTATGGTATTGTATTTGTTGAAGCCAACGCCATAGCCCTTCCTGTGTCTATATCAGGCTTAGAAGTCGTTAAGGGAACTGACGATTTTGAATTAATAACCGGATCGTTAACACATGATATCAACGATGGCGTTCCATACGGGGAAGAAAGACTGCTATATTGCTGGACATTTGGGACAACGCCACGAGATTTAAGAGACTTCCTagtttcaaattcatttttatcatcattcTTTCACAATATTGAGAATTCCTTGCCTGACTGGCTACAATTCTCCCCAAACGGCTACGAGATACTTGGTGTAAATGATTTGCAGACAGAGCTCAGTAGAGGTGACGATATTCAGAGGACAGAATGCAAAGGGGCACCTTTGTATTCTGAACGCCTTTACACGGTTCTGAAATTTGGCAACAGTTTTGCTTTGTCTATCTATGGCCAGAAAGTAACGTTACCGGCTGCAATGTTTAACAATACGTTCTGCATCATTGTTGATGTCTGCCAGGACTATGGGGGATCTGTATTCCTTATCTTGCCTGAAAATTCAAGGAACGTTcttgacaaatataaaatattcaaaaagcTGATCGACGATTCTGGTGTTTACATCCGCCCGATTGGAGTAGGCCTGTCTCTTCAGAAACACATTAACGTCCATGCTAAGACAAGACATTTGCAACAATGGAACGGAGATGAAATTATTCAGTATCC TGTGTTTCAAGAAGCAAATGTATGGATTGGAGGCGATGTCCAAATGGAAACTGACATATTCCGCGTATCAGGAATGGCAAATGCGTTTCTTTCCATCCCGTCTCCAATAAAT ATATTGAAGAGTTTATTTCTTGAGGAATGGGGGTTTGTGGTGAGACTTCAAGCAGTTGGTGCTTTGGAATTTACGTTCAAAACTCCATTTGGAAGCCAAACTATTCGAGGCAGTGGTAGTGGTGAAGTTAACGCTCTTGCTTCGCTTGGAG GATCTAATCCGAGGAACTTTTGTGGTATTAATGCAAATCCTGCAGGAATATTCATGTCGGTGCTTTTCAACGCTGAAGCATTTCTCGATGCACCACTTTTGCGTTTTATCAAACCCGGGGTCAATGTTAAAGCCTATGCTTTTCTTGCTAGCGATCCAAAGACTCCTGCGCACAATCAAACACTAATTGATGTAGCAAAAGAAGttcttgatttaaaacatataagtgAACGGTTTGTTAATCTCACAAAAGATGTTTTAGCTAGGTATCAAACGCTGTTGTCGAACCATTCAACCATATTGCTTAATACAATAATAACCACTGGTCATAAACTTCTAGCCATTCTTGAAGACATTATACAAGATATtggtaacacaaacataccaaaTCTGCAATACGTTATTCAACGAATTACTGGTATCTGGAAAGAAGGATGGAAACAATTGCAAAACGACACTGATGCGTTTTTAGACTCGATACGAAAAAATACACGAATTGTCAAACACAACATAACACAGCTTATAAAGGAAGAAACCAACGCAATACGGGAGAGAGTTAATATGTTGATCAGTAATGTGACTGCTCAAGCTTCTATGGTGTTTAAGAACATAACAGGAGCAGGATTTCGATTTAAGGGCGACCTAGATATTTCAGGCTTAAAGATTTTAGGACTAGAAATTGAGCTTGTATACTCCATAGACAGTCTGGGGGAATGTAGCCGGTTTGAGCGTGCGTATAGTGTTCTCAAGGGTGATAGGGCTGCCAGAGTTTTGGCTGTTGTCTCTTCTGGATTACCTATGATCGGACGTTTCCTTCGTATAGAAAATGGGATAGGCATTGGACTTGCAATAAGCTTAGACTCACTTGGTAAATTTGCTGCTTTGTTACGTGTAGAAGCCAAATTCCTTGGAATTAGGGCTCAAACAGACCTGTTTATAACAAATCaaggtttatatatttatctcgAAGGAAATGTATGGAATACATTTAAAGCACAACTACAAATATCTGCAGAACTTGGAAATGAATGGTACCAATTGTCGTTTGGTGTGAAAGGAAGTTTTGTTGCCGATGCCGATGGAGACGGTAGTTTTGATGATGGTTATTTAGCTGCACTTCGTAGATTTACAAATACTATAGCTGATGAGGCCAACAAAAGAATAAGTAAGTTACAAGACGGTGTGACAAAGGCTCAGAGAGGGTTAACCTCAGCTCAAAACTGGCTTGAAGATAAAAAGTCGATTTTCCGTAATGCAAATTCAAAATTCGATGATGCGGTACGTGCACTTGATAGAGCTAACGATAAACTAGAAGATGCGAAGAAACCATTTAAAGATGCATTAAGTAAACTAAATGAAGCCCAAAGAAAGGTTGACAGATTATGTAGGATTAAAAACTGCAAGAAAATATGTATTCCAggaattcaatgtaaaatttgtCACAAACGGGTTTGGGTATTTAATATACCATACCCATGTTGTAAATTTACAAGCTGCATGATTTCTTTTCCTGATCCTATCTGCCTCGCCCTTAACCTTCTATGCAGAGCTGTTCGAGCCATTGCTTTTTTAGCACTAGAAGCAGCCAAGGTATTTGTCCGCATTCCAATGCTAGCCTTAGATGCTGCAAAAGTAATAGTGTCAGCTGCACAATTCATTGTTGATAAATCAAGGGTTGTTTTGGACATAGCTATAGCTGCACTTGATTTGGCTAAACTAGGACTAGAGGCAACTAAAGGGATATTGGAAGGAGCAAAGCTTGCTCTTGAGGCTGTTAAGCAGGTAGTGAAATTAGGcgttgcagctttaaatttgaTCATTAAATACGGATTAGAAAGTATAATTGATGTGCGAAATTGTGGTTTTGAAGTTACACTTTCATCACATGATAAAGCCGTTTTTGATGTCCACTGTgatgtaaatgtatttaaaactgGATTTAGAACAATTAAAATACGCATCAATTTCAATGACATTTTCCAAAGTCTATGGTATGCTGCCAAGGCAACAATAACATCTATACTCAATTCCATCGGAAATATCTTCGGACGCAAAAGAAGAGAGATAGAATATGATTCACTAAATTTATTATACAAGCATTACAGGAAAACAAGGGATACTCATGTTAATGCTACAGAAACACTTAACAATGAAACCATTGACATAATCGCGGATACACTGGGCTTTACGACTAACCAAACGGACAGTGAATATGATATTAGGACAGAAATATTTCGgaaaaattgtcaaacatttataaacattcataCTTTCCTATTTGACACTATCTATGCTTTGCATGACATGGCAAACGAGACAGCTAGTACCTTGATGAATACGACATTCGTACAGGATACTCTGGGTTTAAAAGATAAGCACTCCCTAGGAAATGCATCGTTAACGGATTTAGGAATTGATCCGAACGTAGCTGAAGCTGAATTCAACATTAGTCTTACTGAATTGACAGAAACCATCGACAGCGCAAAAGCAAATTTATCTTCTGATTCCTATTTATCGGATGTGGAAAGATATTCTGGGGATGCGGCTGCAATGGTTCAAAATCAAACCGATGATGCCAATACTGTAGAAATTGTCAATTATTGGGTCGTCGCCATGGAAAATGTAACAAGCCAATACTTCAGTGCAGATGCATGTGTCTCTTTCCTTGATTGTGCACATTACGCTGTCGCATCGCTTTATGAAATTGTTTTACCATCAACTGACTTACCAAATCAAAGCATGCAAAGTATCTCCGCTTTTGAGGACATTTTTCTTATATTGACCAATAACTATTCGCTAAAAGTTCTCGATGTATACGAAATGTCTCTAAGCCTTTTGGACCATCTAGGTGCGATTAATGAGTCCAATGTATTCTGTTCTACTCCACCTACAACAATGCATCCTCTTGAAAACCAAACAGTAGTGGCAGGACAAACATGCCACCTCGTATGCAATGTCACAGGAAATCCTCCCCCGACTTTCATTTGGTTTAAAGACCATGAACAAATCACCAACTCGTCGACAAATATGATGTTGACCATCCACAACGTGACTCACTCAGACGAAGGTAGTTACCACTGTGTAGCATCCAACTTGGTCACCAGCCTTATCATGCAGGAGGCGTACGTCTTTGTGACAG aaaaaGAGGACATAATCAACAAGACAACCACTGaag ATGAGTTTCCATTAACACTGGTTGTGACACTAACGGTGATACTAACGACAAGTGCTGTGGTGATTGCTGTGATCATTGTTGCATGTGGTGTATGGTGCTATAAAAG